The DNA sequence GGACGGCCGGTCAGCCACGGCTTGAGGTCCGGGTGGGACATCGCGTACAGGCGGGATTCGGTGACCGCGGTGGCAGTGGAGGTGCGCGGACCGGGATCGAACAACGACAGCTCGCCGAACATCTCGCCGGGACCGAGCACGGAGAGCAGGTTTTCCCGGCCATCGCTGGAGGTACGACCCAGCTTCATCTTGCCCTCGATGACCACGTAGAGCCGGTCGCCGGTGTCACCCTCCCGGAACAGCACCTGCCCGCGCCCCAGGCTGACCTCGGTCATCGAGCGGCGCAACGAGTCCGCAGCATCCTCATCCAGGGCGCTGAACAGGGGCGCTCTCTTGATGACGTCGTCCACGGGGCACTTCCTTTCTGCCGGGTCGGCG is a window from the Sporichthyaceae bacterium genome containing:
- a CDS encoding Crp/Fnr family transcriptional regulator, which gives rise to MDDVIKRAPLFSALDEDAADSLRRSMTEVSLGRGQVLFREGDTGDRLYVVIEGKMKLGRTSSDGRENLLSVLGPGEMFGELSLFDPGPRTSTATAVTESRLYAMSHPDLKPWLTGRPEVALSLLRQLSRRLRRTNEVVGDLVFSDVPGRVAKALLDLSNRFGVPNDDGLHVAHDLTQEELAQLVGASRETVNKALADFAGRGWLRLEARAVVLLDIERLQRRAR